ATAAAACATCTGGCTGCTGTCCCTGTGTGTAGGTTCCAGCCTCCATTGTCCTTGATTAGTAGAACCTTGCATTACTGGCAAACTGATGCTGTTCTTTATCTTGAACCCGTTATGCTGGTGTGAAGTGCTCTCTGCGTCTTTGTCTTGAGAAGGTAATGGCATTGCACATCTCCCTTCTGCACATGTCGGTACTATAAATAAACACGACATACCTTTTATAAATACATTCCTTTGAAAAATGGTATTGTGTTGATGGTTTTAAAGGTAAAACAGTACATGGATTTAGTTCATCTTTCCTTGAATTTAGTACTATTCAATATACCGAATTttgggttatttaaaaaaaaacagactcgTAATCACCTGACTCAAATATCAAGCTGTTGATTTTTAATAAGTTGTTGTTACTTACCAAAAATAACCAATCATTTAATGCAAGATTTGTTCAATGTAAGATTTACTAAAATATTGACTTCGTTTAGTATTTGAAGGATAtagtattttgatttatttatttaaataactaataTTTAATTGTACATGTTGAATATTTCTTTGACATATGTTTTAAGTTCTTAATCAGATTGTTAGTTATAACTATAATAGGTTAATCTAGATCACTCTTTTTTGCCGGATTAAAAGTCACAACGTGACCTAAATTCTCAGTATTATTTCCAAGGGCTCATCCTGCTTCTTCTCCTTTCCTTTCTCTCCTGCAGTCTGACTAACAGGTTCACTGTGAGCATGTCATTGTTTCTCAGCAGCTCGCTATCGCACGGAGGTCTGGTGTGCGAGACCGCGTCATCAAGCTCTGCTGGTGGAGCATTTCGAAGTATTTTTATGACTTTCTTTGCAGTTGGGCACGGTCTGTTCTCATCACAACAATTTCTATGGTACTTCCAAAACCTCTCTCTGGTTAGCCTCTCTACAATCTCTCTATCTCTGGCATGCATTGCCCTCTTTTTCCTATCCAGTGCCCTTGGATTTGCATTGCTATTAGTGTCTGAAAGAGCAGGGTCCTTGTGACCCTTATCCCTGCAAAGATGACCAAATGATTGGCCCTTTCCCTGCGCCATTGACCACACAGTACCTTCTTTGATCTCTGGACTGCCTTTTTCGTTCTCAACCCAAGATCTGCACAGGTTGCCTTCTCCATCACTGCCATCGGGCTGTCCAGTGATATGGCGCCACATCATGTCTTCAAACACTTCATTTGAGTATCCTAGATCACCATATTGAAGGGTGTTGTCAGTCTTTGATGATAAACTGTCAATGGATGTCTCATAATCTTTCAACAGATGCAGCCCCTTGCCGGTTCCCCCCTGTTTGTTGTAAGGTTTGTCATTCTTGGATTCAGAGAAGTTATTGACCTCTATATTGCATCTGGTGATTCTGTTTCCATCATCCTCGAAGGACAGGCCCTGGTTACCAAAGTGAAGGTTGTTCCAGGTTTTGCTTCTTTTGCTGGAAGGATTTTTCATGACACCGTCATCCTTCAGATTAGGGGCATTGTTAGATGTTCTCTGTATTTCAGCACTGATGTTTCCTGCATCGTGTAAGTAAGGTTTGTGTTTTGCGGTACTAGGATCTTTGGGTGGAATTTCAATATGGTGAGCAAACTCTGTCTCAAAATACGTTACCAAATCTGTGAAAGAAAGggaaatattattattgtaacaGTTTCAAATAATGGccataaaattaataattaattccGACTGAATACCAGAAGAATAACActtgaatatcttctgcacttcctctgagttctgaagtacttcattttgaattcagccctgttaatttatgtggatttaattacccgtaTTTATTCAATGTTACTTTGTAACAAATGATATTGATTACATGTATAAGGCATTAACACTTCTCACTGTCCCATGGTGCGTGGGTAAGAGAGTATTTATTAGGAATGGATGGAAGGGAAAGGGGAACTGAAAGGTTTCTAAATCCATATGATTAACAGGGCAGAATTCAAAATGGAGTACTTcagaattatttaaaaatgttattgttactattattattattatatgtattattgttagTTGTCATAGTTTTATACACAAGAAACAACAGTAAATATTATAGTTCTGTTTCAAAATCTATCAAATCACACTCATTATAAATCACAAAGCCACTCTCAGCCAATCATAAAGCCacatttcagaacattccagcGCATCTCATATTACCATAAGTGCTGtcttaaaaaacatttataagtTAATAAGGCGATGCTGTCTCTTCTGGTAGAGCGGTTTTGTCTCTGGGTGACAGAACCTCTtgaataaaagagaaaaaaagtctTACCTATTGATTTGGTATCATTCACGATTTGTGTTTTCTCAGTCGTTACTTGATGTACTACGCCAGCAGCAGGAAGTGTGCCTGGTGCTGTTTTACACAAGCGAATCCCATCTCTCTCCTGACAGCTTCCTTCCAGCTCAGCCTCATGGTTTTGAAGATCATGAGCCCCATCAGATACACCACTTGCATGCTGTGATTTGAACTCGTTCAGCCGTGTGCAGCTGAGCCCGGAGCTGGGAGGGTTTTGTGAATGCATTGCATCTGTCCACAGTTTATTCTCAATTAGCTCTCCCACAGGCGCATTTTCATGTAAACTGGTACCTGATTCTTTACTGGGGTTTACTGGGTTAGTAACACCCCTTTGTTTCCAGTGCTTTCTTATCACACAGCCAACTACACATATGAAGAATGCCAGCACAAACCCACCTGTGAGACAAAAATACATTAGAAACACCTTGATTTTAATCATCAGTAGTGATAGATCAGCAACCCCCCAGCTCCAGATCAACACATTTAAGCATTACAGAAGCCATTCTAATAGACCATATGGCACTTAACAAACATCAGTTATCAAGCAGAAATGCCCGCTTTAGAATATGTAAATTCTGTTATGACCCAAATTGGCTGTGAATTAAACACAGAAACTCCAAATCATCGTCATCTACTGTATGCAAGTGCTGTCCAACTGGGAGTTTTTTAAGAAtcatataaagaaataaaatatatattaggtAAGAAATTGTGATGCTCATTGAGCTATATCCATCAGATAGCCCTTGTCTACAGTATACAGAACGGTTTTATGAGTTTGTATCAAATTACCTATAAATCCATAGATCCACAAATGCCTGGATATTTGATTCTGTGGGCTGCTGGTTGGATATCCAGACTCGGTTGAATTTGAGTTGCAGACAGTTTGATAAGCACTGAGAAAGGGACTTCCCTGTACCTCTGACGGAGTGGCACAAACTACTCTCTCGGGGCTCTGAACTTTGTCTTTTAGCCTCTGTAGCAGCTGTACCAAAGCACAGGTACACTGCCAAGGGTTATCATGTAGCTGCAATAAGTGTGTAGAATCTGGAACATCAGGGAGTGTTTCTAAACCATTCTGAAACAACACAATTCTCATTAGATTTATCAGAGGGTTGAATGCGTCATTGTTAATGAAGATCATTCCATTCCCTGACAAGTCCAGCTCCACCAAATTGCTCATACCTAGAAACGTCCCGCTTGATAAATAGCGTATGTTGTTGGAGCTGACATTAAGTTCTTGAAGCTGAGATAAGTTTTCAAAAATCCTCGGCAGAAGGTAGGGTATCCTGTTGGAGGCTAGGTTTAGCTTCTCAAGCCTTACCAGATGATTAAACCAGGATTCATACAATGTGTCAAGTGCGTTATTGGTCAGGGTAAATTCAGTGAGGTTATTTGGACCAGTGAAAGCCAAAGCTTCAATGCCACAGCTTGTGAGCCTGTTATTGCTGAGATCAAGGTATTGTAATCTATTGGATTCTCCAATGGCAAACGAGTAGTTAAGCAATGTTGAAATGGGAAATTCATTTATAGACAGGACGTTCAGGTTGGAAAAGTTTCTGAAAGCTTCTGCTGGTATCTGGTCAAGGGTTCCGGCACGTAGTAATATCTTCTCAGTTACGACTGGTAAACCTGTTAAAACTTAAAAAGACAAAGCAGTTATAGGACTAAGTGTGTCTATTTTTCTTGTGAATAAACATGGGGAAAATGTAAGGATCCCAAATACATATTGtaaaaacagataaaaacacagGGGGGGTAACAGACCAATTCAGTATCAAGTCTTAAACTGTGGGCATATTGACAAACTAGGAAATGCTTTTGTATGCATTTACAATACGCTAATGTTTTACAGTATAGGCTCATAATGCTGCATAGGATAATAATTAATGTTGAGGTTCTTATATCTATTGTATGTCAATGAAGATACAGGATGTATTTTTGCATGCAAGTTTATCTAGCTACTTATAAAAATGACGCTTACCTTCCTGCAAAGAGGAAACCTGCGTACAGTCTGCCAGGCCTGTTGAACAGAACTTACAGTTTGTAGGGCAGAGCTGTACAGGTCCAGACAGCAACACCATGAGAATGCAGACATGCATTGACAACCCTATGAAAGAATACACAGCGCAATCAAGGATAATCATCCTATCATACATGCCAATTTAGTGTATCGTAGACCCAACACCAAAAAAAGGCAAAGTGCTGTATgacattgatttgtttaattatgaGGCTGTTACTCCCAGACAAAAACTATTCCCTTATAAAGCTATGCAAAACAGTATATTTGATACAgggttcttttaaaaaaagcatcaTCTAATTCAATGTGCCTCTTAATAAACTCTTATAGTCTTATCAAGATAAACATCT
This portion of the Acipenser ruthenus chromosome 31, fAciRut3.2 maternal haplotype, whole genome shotgun sequence genome encodes:
- the LOC131702884 gene encoding leucine-rich repeat-containing protein 15-like, whose protein sequence is MYDRMIILDCAVYSFIGLSMHVCILMVLLSGPVQLCPTNCKFCSTGLADCTQVSSLQEVLTGLPVVTEKILLRAGTLDQIPAEAFRNFSNLNVLSINEFPISTLLNYSFAIGESNRLQYLDLSNNRLTSCGIEALAFTGPNNLTEFTLTNNALDTLYESWFNHLVRLEKLNLASNRIPYLLPRIFENLSQLQELNVSSNNIRYLSSGTFLGMSNLVELDLSGNGMIFINNDAFNPLINLMRIVLFQNGLETLPDVPDSTHLLQLHDNPWQCTCALVQLLQRLKDKVQSPERVVCATPSEVQGSPFLSAYQTVCNSNSTESGYPTSSPQNQISRHLWIYGFIGNLIQTHKTVLYTVDKGYLMDIAQ